The stretch of DNA TTTTTTCTGGGTAAAAGGCTTCTCGCCATCGTCAGCATGGCTGTTCCCAATGCCTACGCTCATATGAAGGCCGGTTACGCCATGCGTATCTCAACCAGCATCGCGGTACTTTATTTCGTGTCGCGCACTGATTCCATTAACCTTTACGCGGCTGCGGCGGGTATTTTTGTAGCTCCCTGCATCTTTACTTTTAGTACTGTCTTGATGCTGATGGGCCTACCCAACAGGAAATCGGAGAGGCCCAATTCTTAAACATATGGGCATCAAAATTTAATATAGAAAGGGGTGAGAAAAGAGTTATGTTGAGTTTCGAAGAAGTTGAACACGAGCTAAACATATGGGGATGGCCGCACGATACATGGGATCTAGTGGTAGGCAACACCACCCTGGCTTTCAATCCAAAAACCTTGATCCTGACCTGGATTACCATGCTCCTGGTAATTCTTTTTGTTGTGGCTGCGACTAGAGGCATGGACATGCGCAGACCCAGAGGGGCGCAGAACATCATGGAGATGATGTGGGAGTTTATCAGAGGTCTGGTCAATGATAATATGAACCCCAAGATAGGCTTAGCCCTGCTCCCAATTGTAATAACCTATTTTATTTTTATTTTGTTCGCCAACTTAATTGGTCTCGTACCTACCCTCAGTTCTCCGACAGCAGATTATAATACGACGTTTGGCCTCGCCCTGTGTACCTTCATACTGATTTATATCTTTGGTATCCGGTACAAAGGTCTTGGTTACTTTAAACACTATCTGAAGCCATTCGTATTCTTCCTTCCCATTACAATCATTGAAGACTTAGCCAAGCCCGTTACGCTGACTTTCCGTCTTTATGGGAACATATACGCCGGGGAAGTGCTGATTGCCGTCCTGCTGGGCATGCTGGGAGGGTGGATCCATGTCTTTGGGGGTTTTATCGCTTCCGTAGTATGGCTTGCTTTTAGTATCTTCGTGGGTTGTATACAGGCCTTTATTTTCACCATGCTCAGCATAGCGTATGTAGGGCAGGCTGTATCTGATGAGCACTAGAATTTAATAGATTGATTTACGAGCTTGGATTTGCTTTATGATCCAACTACTTAGTTAACAATGGATTAAATTTACCTTGGAAAGGAGGGGAAATGCATGGAATTAGGAGCTGGCGCTGCTCTAGGAGCGGCTCTCGCAGTAGGCCTGGCCGCCCTTGGCGCAGGTATTGGTGACGGTATGGTTACCGGCAACGCCGTACAAGGTCTTGCCCGTCAGCCGGAGGCTAAGGGTTCCATTATGACCACCATGTTTATTTCAGTGGGTCTGATCGAAGCTATGCCCATTATTGCGGTCGTTATCGCCTTTATACTTTTGGGCAAAGCTGCCTAAGAAGGCATGTGTCAAGGCAAAAAAGGCATAGCATAATGGTCGTGTGTGGTTGGAAGTGAGTCGTTGGGAAAGATGTTGTCTTTCTGAAATCTTTCATCTTTAATCAATGACCAACGACCCCACGGCTCACGACCCACGACCAAAATGCTATCGCCTTCCTTTTGTCCACCGGGAGATGGAAGGAGGGGAACGAGTGTTAGAATTTAACGCTACAGTACTGGCGCAGATATTTGATTTTATAATTTTATTAGTTTTCTTGCGCTTAGTTGCTTATAAGCCGCTGGCTAAGCTTTTGGCTGACCGGTCGGAACATATTGCCAGCAACATCGCCGCTGCCGAACAGGAAAGGCAGCAGGCGGAACAATTGAAAGCGGGCTACGAGGCTGAAATGCGCCGCTCCCGCGAGCAGGCCCAGGAAATTATCCAGAAGGCTACCAAGGCCGGTGAAGACCAGGCTTTGGAAATCATTGAAAACAGCAAAAAAGAGGCTGCCAAGATTAAAGACGCCGCCCTGGCGGAAATTGAACGTGAAAAGCAAAAGGCGATTGCAGAACTGCGTGACCAGGTTGCTTCCCTGTCCGTACTGGTTGCTGGTAAGATCATTGATAAAAATATGGATGACCAGATCCAGCGCAGTTTGATTGATAACTTTATTAAAGAGGCAGGGGAACTGCAATGAGGGGCCCTGTAGCGGGACGTTACGCGCAAGCTTTATATGATATTGCATCTGAGGAGAAAACCTTACCGAAGTACAAGAGCATGGTCGACAGGATTGAGTCCGAACTTAAAGAGGTCAGAGGCATCCTGGACGAAAACATTGAACTGCAGAGGCTGCTTTACCACCCGCAAATCACCGCTGCAGCCAAGAAGGAATTATTAGACCAGCTTTTTAAAGGGAAAATATCTGAAGTCACGGGTAACTTTCTTGCCTTGTTGGTAGATCGCCGGCGGGAGACTTATTTTGGCGACATTGTCGATGAGTTTGTGGCATTGGCCAATGCTGACCGGGGCATCATTGATGCCAGGGTAACCACGGCGGTTGAGTTGAACGATGCGGAAAAGGGCGAACTGAGCAGCATCCTGGCCAGGCTGACCGGTAAAAAAGTACAGACCTCTTATGCTGTTGACCCGTCTATCATAGGCGGGGTTATAGTGCGTATGGGGGATAAAATTATAGACGGCAGTGTTAAGACCAGATTGACTACCCTGAAAGATCGCCTGAAGGCAATAAGTTAACTAGATAGGGGTGAACCAGTGAATGAATTTGCGACCTGAAGAAATCAGCTCGATTATTCGGCAGCAGATAGATAAGTACCAGGCCCAGATCGAGATGACGGATGTCGGTACCGTAATCAATGTCGGTGACGGTATCGCCCGTGTATACGGCTTGATGGACTGTATGTCCATGGAGCTGCTGGAATTCCCCGGCGGTGTGCTGGGGATGGCCCTCAACCTGGAGCAGGACAACATCGGCTGCGTTATTCTCGGGCCTTATAAGCATATTAAGGAGGGGGACACGGTCAAGCGCACCGGCCGGATTATATCCGTACCTGTAGGTGACGTCCTGATCGGCCGTGTAGTCAACCCCCTGGGCCAGCCGCTGGATGGCAAAGGACCCATTAACAGCGACAAATTTAACCCGGTAGAGAAAATCGCCCCCGGTGTTATGTTCCGTAAATCGGTGCACCAGCCTCTGCAGACCGGGATCAAGGCTATCGACTCTATGATTCCTATCGGCCGCGGCCAGCGGGAACTTATCCTCGGTGACCGCCAGACCGGTAAGACCGCCATCGCCGTTGACGCTATCATCAATCAAAAAGGCGGGGATGTCATTTGTATTTATGTGGCTATTGGACAGAAACAGTCTACTGTGGCTAACGTAATGCAAAAACTGCAGGATACAGGGGCTATGGACTATACCATCATCGTTTCCGCCACTGCATCTGACCCATCCCCGATGCTCTATATCGCTCCATTCGCCGGGGCAGCTATTGGTGAAGAGTTCATGGCTCAGGGCAAACATGTCCTGATTGTTTATGACGACCTGTCCAAGCAGGCTACCGCTTATCGTGAAATGTCACTTCTATTGCGCCGGCCGCCCGGACGTGAGGCCTATCCAGGAGACGTATTCAACCTGCACAGCCGGTTGTTGGAGCGTGCCTGCAAGCTGTCCGACGACCTTGGCGCAGGCTCCATGACGGCTCTGCCCATTATCGAGACCCAGGCTGGCGACGTTTCCGCATATATTCCAACTAACGTTATCTCCATCACCGACGGCCAGATCTTCCTTGAGCCCGACCTTTTCTACGCCGGTGTACGGCCCGCTGTTAACGTGGGTATCTCGGTATCCCGTGTGGGTGGCTCCGCACAGGTGAAAGGCATGAAAAAGATTGCCGGCAGCCTCCGCCTTGACCTGGCCCAGTATCGCGAACTGGCCGCCTTTGCCCAGTTCGGTTCCGACCTGGATAAATCTACCCAGGCCAGGCTGACCCGCGGCGAGCGTATGACGGAATTGTTAAAACAGGGACAGTACGTACCTATGCCGGTTGAAGAGCAGATCATGAGCATTTATGCCGCTGCCAATGGTTATCTGGACGATATGCCGATAGAAGCGGTACAACCTTTTGAAGCGGAATTGTTGAAATTCATGAAGGCTAACAAGCCCAGTATAGGTGAAACCATCAGAAAAACCGGAGAATTTGCAGCTGTTGAAAAAGAACTGCGTGCAGCCGTAGAAGAATTCAAGAGTGGTTTCAAAACTGCACGTGGCCTGTAGTAACAGAAGTCGGAGGTCAGAAATCAGAAGTCAGAATAAAAAGAATTCGCAAAGCGAATTCCAACTTAAATCCGACGTCTGACATCTGACGACTGACGACCGATTTTAAGGTAGCGGCTTTGGGGCATCAAGTTTTAGACCTGCTGCCGGCTACCTACTGCCGAATGTAAAAGGTGGTGAAAAAGTAGATGCCAAATTTGCGAGATCTTCGGCGCCGTATCAAAAGCACCCAAAACATGCAGCAGATTACCAAGGCCATGAAAGCCGTTTCGGCTGCTAAAATGCGCAAGGCACAGGAAGCTGTGACACTTGCCAGACCGTATTCCAAGCGGATAAAAAGTGTTCTTGGGCGGGTAGCCGTGGCCTCCGCTGGGGTTAATAACCCGCTGTTGGAGGTGCGCGAGCCGAAGAAAGCAGCATATATCGTTATATCAGCCGACCGGGGACTTTGCGGCGGCTTCAACAGCAATGTGATCAAACGTGCGACCCAGGAACTTAAGGCAGCGAGCGCAGAAGTAAGCCTTGTTACCATCGGTCGTAAAAGCCGTGACTTTTTTGTGCGGCGTGGATTCAATATCGCCAAGCAGTACATTGGGTTGGGCGACGACATCAAATACGGCACGGTAAGGGAAATCGCTTCCTATGTGATTGATAAGTACTCGAACCAGGACTATGATGTGGTGTACCTGATTTACAGCCAGTTTGTCAATGTGCTGGTACAAAAGCCGGTTGTCGTAAAGCTGTTGCCGGCCGAGCCGCCAACAGAAGCAGAGGGTGCCGACGAAGCGAAGAAGGTCTCTTATATTTTTGAGCCCTCGCCTGAGGCGGTACTGGCCGAGTTGCTGCCCAAATACATTGAGAACGCTATTTACCAGGGGCTTTTAGAGACGAAAGCCGGTTTTTACAGCGCTCAAATGACAGCCATGGAAAACGCCACAAAGAGTGCTTCAGAAATGATCGACAACCTTACATTGTCCATGAACCGAGCCCGCCAGGCCCAGATCACCAAGGAAATTTCCGAGATTGTCGGCGGCGTTGCGGCTTTAGAGTAACACAATTGTTGCAAAATTACGGGATTAACAGTGAATGGATCTACGTAAGTGTGAATGCATTCACCCAAGATATTAATTCCTGTAAATTCGGATCGTGGTTTAAGTTGTTGTGAAGGAGGTAAGAGAAGCGAATGAACGTTGGTAAAGTTGTGCAGGTTATCGGCGTTGTGGTGGACATCAGCTTTCCACCCGGCCAGGTGCCTGAAATTTATAATGCCATCAAAATTAAGAGTGACAAGGAAGACATGTTCGGCAGGAAAATCGACCTTACCCTGGAAGTAGCCTCACACCTGGGAAACAACATGGTCCGTACCGTGGCCATGTCCGCTACCGACGGTCTGGTACGGGGCATGGAGGCTGTAGATACAGGCGCACCTATTACAGTTCCGGTAGGCAGGGCTGCTTTGGGCCGGCTTGTCGATGTTCTGGGTGAACCTATCGATGGTAAGGGACCTGTAAACAGTGACATGAAATATCCCATCCACCGTCCGGCGCCTCCTCTGGTGGAGCAGTCAACCAAGGTGGAGCAGCTTGAAACCGGTATCAAGGTTATTGACTTGCTGGTTCCCTTCTTAAAGGGCGGTAAGATTGGACTGTTTGGCGGCGCAGGCGTAGGCAAGACCGTTATTGTTCAGGAGTTAATCAATAATATTGCCAAACAACACGGCGGTATCTCGGTGTTTGCCGGTGTGGGTGAGCGTACCCGTGAAGGAAACGACCTTTATAATGAAATGACTGAATCCGGCGTTCTGGACAAAACCACGATGGTGTTCGGCCAGATGAACGAACCGCCGGGCGCCCGTCTCCGGGTAGCTCTGACCGGCCTGTGCCTGGCAGAGTACTTCCGTGATGAAGAAGGCGCCGACACGCTGATCTTTATTGACAATATCTTCCGTTTTACCCAGGCCGGCTCCGAGGTTTCGGCGCTGCTTGGCCGGATGCCTTCTGCGGTGGGTTACCAGCCGACCCTGGCCACTGAGATGGGACAGATGCAGGAGCGGATTACCTCGACCCAGAAAGGTTCGGTTACCTCAGTGCAGGCCGTTTACGTGCCAGCCGATGACCTGACCGACCCGGCCCCGGCAACCACGTTTGCCCACCTGGACGGCACGGTTGTTCTTTCCCGCCAAATTTCCGAGCTCGGCATTTATCCGGCAGTGGATCCGCTCGACTCGACATCAAGGATCCTTGACCCGCTGATCGTGGGAAATGACCACTATGCTGTTGCCAGGGGTGTTCAGAAGGTGCTCCAGCGTTACAAGGAACTTCAGGACATCATCGCTATTCTTGGTATGGAAGAACTTTCAGACGATGACAAGCTGTTGGTGGCCCGCGCCCGGAAAATGCAGAGGTTCCTGTCGCAACCATTCCACGTGGCCGAAGCCTTTACCGGCAGGTCCGGGGTATTTGTTTCAATTAAAGATACTATTCGCAGCTTCAAGGAGATCCTTGACGGCAAACATGACGATTTGCCGGAGGATGCCTTTTTCTGGGCGGGGAGTATAGAAGACGTTGTGGAAAAAGCCAAAGAATTAGCCGGTTAATAGAGGGGAGTGCGCAATATGTCGGAAAAAAGCCAACGACTGGAAATCGTAACTCCTCAGAGAAAGGTATTCAGCGAGGACGTGAAATTTCTGGTTGCGCCCGGGACTGACGGCGAATTGGGTATCCTGCCGGAGCACGCCCCGCTTATTACATCTCTTAACATCGGCGTCCTGAGAATTCAGCAGGACCGCGACTTTATCAAGGTTGTCGTAAGCGGCGGATTTATGGAAGTCCGCAACAGCAGGGTTACGGTCCTGGCCACCTCGGCTGAGAGGGCTGACGAGATCGACGTAGCCCGGGCCGAAAAGGCCAAGAAGCGGGCCGAGGACAGGCTGGCCGCAAAAGCCGCCGACCTGGACGTGCTGCGGGCGGAGCTGGCTCTTAAGCGGGCAATAATGCGCTTAAGAGCTGCAAACGACAAGTAGATTACTACTAAAAAAGAAGATTTACCCTACCGGACCCGGAGCAATTTGCCCCGGGTATTTTTTTATTTCGTATTGCAGTAGAAATAATTGGAAATAATAGAGTATAAATATAATGCTGTACTTTTGGAGGTTACCACTTATGCTGAGAGTATTTCTCAGGGACTGTCCCCCAAAAAAGAAGTATATACTTGCCATGCTGATTGTCCTTATAGTTATTGCCCTGGCGCTGGCTCCGACGGGCCTGAAGATGTTGGCGTCATACCGGGAAGAGCGTTCCCTGATGGATATGATGAGACTTAGCGGAGCCGAATTGCAGTCTGTTAACGTAACCGGTTGGGCAAGAGTTGATGCTCCGGAGGAAATGGCCTTGGAAGTTTTGGTCAATCATACCGCTGGGTTGTTAACACTTGAGGAAGGACGGCCCATGGAAACGTGGGAGAACGCATACGCCAGGGGTGTCAAAGTCCAGGGAACCATGCCCGGAGGCGCCACTGGAGCAGTTCTTGGCCAGACCATGGAACTCTTGCAAGGCCAAAAAGTTACTCACTTAATGATCAGCCTTGGAACGGAGGCCGGTAAAGCCGGCTACTATAAGGAAAAAATCCGGCAGGCTTTAATAACGCAGAGCGCTGACGAGTACGTGGCCCTGACTTACACCGGGAAAATCAACTGGGCGTTAAACCAGGAGGAATTGTTGACCAGGGCTGAGGAAGTCATGGCCGGGGCCGGCGCCACCATTCAGGAAAAGACGGTCAAAGATAACCTGGTCAGCCTTACCGGACACAGCGATAACCTGCCTGACGGTTTGAGCTACGACGGCAAAGAGGTCAATCTTAACGTGGCCTTTCGCAGCAATATCCAGGAACAGGCCACCTATGTATACGTGGCTTCACCGGTAATTTATACGGAATATTAAGGCGGAGAGTATTTTGGAAAAACTGATCGTACGCGGCGGGGCCAGCCTTAGAGGAACCGTGAAGGTAAGCGGCGCCAAAAACGCAGTCCTGCCCATTATTGCAGCGTCTCTGTTGTCGGAGTGCGCCTGTACGCTGCAAGATATCCCCAATCTCGCAGATGTAGCCAGCATCTGCAGGGTTATTGAAAAATTGGGCGCCCGAGTATGCCGTGGTGATAAGGAAATAAACATTTCTGTCCCGGACCTGAAACAAGTTGAAGCCCCGTATGAGTACGTGCGCCTGATGCGCGCGTCTTTTCTGGTGATGGGGCCGCTTTTGGCCCGGGCCGGCAGGGCGGTAATGCCCTTGCCGGGTGGCTGCGCCATCGGTACCAGGCCAATCGACCTGCACTTGAAGGGTTTTAAAGCGCTGGGAGCTAAAATAATATATGGCCATGGCTGTATCGAAGCGGTAGCGGAAAGGCTCAAGGGAAGCCAGATATATCTTGATTTTCCAAGTGTCGGCGCCACAGAAAACCTGATCATGGCCGCCAGCCTGGCCAGAGGCGCCACAGTGATAGAAAATGCCGCGGAAGAACCTGAGATTGTAGACCTGGTTAATTTTTTAAACGCTATGGGCGCCCGCATCAAAGGGGCGGGCACCAAAATAATCAGGGTGGAAGGGGTACCCAGGCTCAGCGGAACCGTACATACCGTAATCCCGGACCGGATCGAGGCCGGCACTTTTCTGACGGCGGTGGCCATAACCGGAGGAGATGTGCTGGTTGACAACGTCATCTGCGACCACCTCAAACCTGTTACCGCCAAGTTAAGGGAGGCGGGGGTAAGGGTGGAAGAGAATGAAAACTCCATCAGGGTTTCGAGCGACAGCGAACTGCAGCCCGTTGACATCAAGACCATGCCCTATCCGGGCTTTCCCACCGATATGCAGGCCCAGTTGATGGCTGTTCTTTGCCTGGCCAGGGGAACCAGTATGATCACCGAAACTGTCTTTGAGAACCGGTTTATGCACGCCAATGAACTCAAGAGAATGGGGGCCAGGATAAAAATAGAAGGCCGCACCGCGGTTGTGCAGGGGGTGCCCCGGCTGACCGGCGCCCCCGTTAAAGCCACCGACCTGCGGGCAGGAGCGGCGCTGGTGTTGGCGGGTCTGGCCGCGGAAGGCCGCACGGAAATCGGCAATATATTCCATATCGACCGTGGCTATGACCGCCTGGAGGAAAAGCTGAGGGGCTTGGGCGCTGATATCCAGAGGTCGGCAGTGGTTTCCTGAACCGTTCCCAAGGTAGCCGCCCATACCAGCCGGCGGCGCCACATAATCGTGAAAGCACCAAACGATGCAGGTGCAATCAATCGCACACGGCGCGCCGGCGCCGGACTTGGGTAACTAACGTAATTTCTGTAC from Pelotomaculum schinkii encodes:
- the atpG gene encoding ATP synthase F1 subunit gamma, yielding MPNLRDLRRRIKSTQNMQQITKAMKAVSAAKMRKAQEAVTLARPYSKRIKSVLGRVAVASAGVNNPLLEVREPKKAAYIVISADRGLCGGFNSNVIKRATQELKAASAEVSLVTIGRKSRDFFVRRGFNIAKQYIGLGDDIKYGTVREIASYVIDKYSNQDYDVVYLIYSQFVNVLVQKPVVVKLLPAEPPTEAEGADEAKKVSYIFEPSPEAVLAELLPKYIENAIYQGLLETKAGFYSAQMTAMENATKSASEMIDNLTLSMNRARQAQITKEISEIVGGVAALE
- the atpF gene encoding F0F1 ATP synthase subunit B encodes the protein MLEFNATVLAQIFDFIILLVFLRLVAYKPLAKLLADRSEHIASNIAAAEQERQQAEQLKAGYEAEMRRSREQAQEIIQKATKAGEDQALEIIENSKKEAAKIKDAALAEIEREKQKAIAELRDQVASLSVLVAGKIIDKNMDDQIQRSLIDNFIKEAGELQ
- the atpD gene encoding F0F1 ATP synthase subunit beta, translating into MNVGKVVQVIGVVVDISFPPGQVPEIYNAIKIKSDKEDMFGRKIDLTLEVASHLGNNMVRTVAMSATDGLVRGMEAVDTGAPITVPVGRAALGRLVDVLGEPIDGKGPVNSDMKYPIHRPAPPLVEQSTKVEQLETGIKVIDLLVPFLKGGKIGLFGGAGVGKTVIVQELINNIAKQHGGISVFAGVGERTREGNDLYNEMTESGVLDKTTMVFGQMNEPPGARLRVALTGLCLAEYFRDEEGADTLIFIDNIFRFTQAGSEVSALLGRMPSAVGYQPTLATEMGQMQERITSTQKGSVTSVQAVYVPADDLTDPAPATTFAHLDGTVVLSRQISELGIYPAVDPLDSTSRILDPLIVGNDHYAVARGVQKVLQRYKELQDIIAILGMEELSDDDKLLVARARKMQRFLSQPFHVAEAFTGRSGVFVSIKDTIRSFKEILDGKHDDLPEDAFFWAGSIEDVVEKAKELAG
- the atpA gene encoding F0F1 ATP synthase subunit alpha, which gives rise to MNLRPEEISSIIRQQIDKYQAQIEMTDVGTVINVGDGIARVYGLMDCMSMELLEFPGGVLGMALNLEQDNIGCVILGPYKHIKEGDTVKRTGRIISVPVGDVLIGRVVNPLGQPLDGKGPINSDKFNPVEKIAPGVMFRKSVHQPLQTGIKAIDSMIPIGRGQRELILGDRQTGKTAIAVDAIINQKGGDVICIYVAIGQKQSTVANVMQKLQDTGAMDYTIIVSATASDPSPMLYIAPFAGAAIGEEFMAQGKHVLIVYDDLSKQATAYREMSLLLRRPPGREAYPGDVFNLHSRLLERACKLSDDLGAGSMTALPIIETQAGDVSAYIPTNVISITDGQIFLEPDLFYAGVRPAVNVGISVSRVGGSAQVKGMKKIAGSLRLDLAQYRELAAFAQFGSDLDKSTQARLTRGERMTELLKQGQYVPMPVEEQIMSIYAAANGYLDDMPIEAVQPFEAELLKFMKANKPSIGETIRKTGEFAAVEKELRAAVEEFKSGFKTARGL
- a CDS encoding ATP synthase subunit I; translation: MRDWDFDGQLARTLRILACLLVFFCLALLIRPQDPVLLGLGIGIATGMWNAFFLGKRLLAIVSMAVPNAYAHMKAGYAMRISTSIAVLYFVSRTDSINLYAAAAGIFVAPCIFTFSTVLMLMGLPNRKSERPNS
- a CDS encoding YwmB family TATA-box binding protein — its product is MLRVFLRDCPPKKKYILAMLIVLIVIALALAPTGLKMLASYREERSLMDMMRLSGAELQSVNVTGWARVDAPEEMALEVLVNHTAGLLTLEEGRPMETWENAYARGVKVQGTMPGGATGAVLGQTMELLQGQKVTHLMISLGTEAGKAGYYKEKIRQALITQSADEYVALTYTGKINWALNQEELLTRAEEVMAGAGATIQEKTVKDNLVSLTGHSDNLPDGLSYDGKEVNLNVAFRSNIQEQATYVYVASPVIYTEY
- the atpE gene encoding F0F1 ATP synthase subunit C, yielding MELGAGAALGAALAVGLAALGAGIGDGMVTGNAVQGLARQPEAKGSIMTTMFISVGLIEAMPIIAVVIAFILLGKAA
- the atpB gene encoding F0F1 ATP synthase subunit A, translating into MLSFEEVEHELNIWGWPHDTWDLVVGNTTLAFNPKTLILTWITMLLVILFVVAATRGMDMRRPRGAQNIMEMMWEFIRGLVNDNMNPKIGLALLPIVITYFIFILFANLIGLVPTLSSPTADYNTTFGLALCTFILIYIFGIRYKGLGYFKHYLKPFVFFLPITIIEDLAKPVTLTFRLYGNIYAGEVLIAVLLGMLGGWIHVFGGFIASVVWLAFSIFVGCIQAFIFTMLSIAYVGQAVSDEH
- a CDS encoding F0F1 ATP synthase subunit epsilon, whose amino-acid sequence is MSEKSQRLEIVTPQRKVFSEDVKFLVAPGTDGELGILPEHAPLITSLNIGVLRIQQDRDFIKVVVSGGFMEVRNSRVTVLATSAERADEIDVARAEKAKKRAEDRLAAKAADLDVLRAELALKRAIMRLRAANDK
- the murA gene encoding UDP-N-acetylglucosamine 1-carboxyvinyltransferase — its product is MEKLIVRGGASLRGTVKVSGAKNAVLPIIAASLLSECACTLQDIPNLADVASICRVIEKLGARVCRGDKEINISVPDLKQVEAPYEYVRLMRASFLVMGPLLARAGRAVMPLPGGCAIGTRPIDLHLKGFKALGAKIIYGHGCIEAVAERLKGSQIYLDFPSVGATENLIMAASLARGATVIENAAEEPEIVDLVNFLNAMGARIKGAGTKIIRVEGVPRLSGTVHTVIPDRIEAGTFLTAVAITGGDVLVDNVICDHLKPVTAKLREAGVRVEENENSIRVSSDSELQPVDIKTMPYPGFPTDMQAQLMAVLCLARGTSMITETVFENRFMHANELKRMGARIKIEGRTAVVQGVPRLTGAPVKATDLRAGAALVLAGLAAEGRTEIGNIFHIDRGYDRLEEKLRGLGADIQRSAVVS
- a CDS encoding F0F1 ATP synthase subunit delta; this translates as MRGPVAGRYAQALYDIASEEKTLPKYKSMVDRIESELKEVRGILDENIELQRLLYHPQITAAAKKELLDQLFKGKISEVTGNFLALLVDRRRETYFGDIVDEFVALANADRGIIDARVTTAVELNDAEKGELSSILARLTGKKVQTSYAVDPSIIGGVIVRMGDKIIDGSVKTRLTTLKDRLKAIS